In Paraburkholderia sprentiae WSM5005, a genomic segment contains:
- a CDS encoding 2OG-Fe(II) oxygenase, translating to MSITVNFPAEVRDWIAANLTRGVAPQAIVNEMVARNNAAELASAMVDAVSSAFLYGAPLPGDKLEVGGAPLSYEPEPLRVADGPLIQLGERKVRVLSRLQRPAAVHLANFLSGDECEQLIALAQPRLDRSTVVDPVTGRNVVAGHRSSHGMFFRLCETPLIARIEARIALLTGTPVENGEGLQMLHYEVGAESTPHVDYLITGNAANRESIARSGQRMGTLLMYLKDVEGGGETVFPQLGWSVAPQRGHALYFEYGNRFGLCDPSSLHASTPLRAGDKWVATKWIRNRQFVPRNPG from the coding sequence ATGTCCATCACCGTCAATTTCCCCGCCGAGGTCCGCGACTGGATCGCCGCCAATCTCACGCGAGGCGTTGCGCCGCAAGCCATCGTCAACGAGATGGTCGCCCGCAACAACGCGGCCGAGCTCGCTTCGGCGATGGTCGATGCGGTCTCGTCGGCGTTTCTATATGGCGCGCCGCTGCCCGGCGACAAGCTGGAAGTCGGCGGCGCGCCGCTCAGCTATGAGCCCGAGCCGCTGCGGGTGGCCGACGGCCCGCTGATCCAGCTCGGCGAGCGCAAGGTGCGCGTGCTGTCGCGATTGCAACGGCCCGCCGCGGTGCATCTGGCTAATTTTCTGAGCGGCGACGAATGCGAGCAGCTGATCGCGCTCGCGCAGCCACGGCTCGACCGCTCGACCGTCGTCGATCCGGTGACCGGCCGCAATGTGGTCGCCGGTCATCGCAGCAGTCACGGGATGTTTTTCCGTCTCTGCGAGACGCCGCTGATCGCGCGCATCGAAGCGCGCATCGCGTTGCTTACCGGCACGCCGGTCGAAAACGGTGAAGGTCTGCAAATGCTGCATTACGAGGTAGGCGCGGAGTCCACGCCCCATGTGGACTATCTGATCACCGGCAACGCGGCGAATCGCGAGTCGATCGCGCGCAGCGGCCAGCGCATGGGCACGCTGCTGATGTATCTGAAAGATGTCGAAGGCGGCGGCGAGACGGTGTTTCCGCAGCTCGGCTGGTCGGTCGCGCCGCAGCGGGGGCATGCGCTGTACTTCGAATATGGGAACCGCTTCGGGCTGTGCGATCCGAGCTCGCTGCACGCGAGCACGCCGCTGCGCGCGGGGGACAAGTGGGTGGCGACCAAGTGGATCCGCAATCGGCAATTTGTGCCGCGGAATCCGGGGTGA
- a CDS encoding efflux RND transporter permease subunit: MNISRLFILRPVATLLLMIALVLVGLIAMRVLPVSSLPNVDYPTIQVQTFYPGASPTVMATTVTAPLEVQLGEIPGLQQMTSYSSDGASVITLQFDLSLNLDIAEQNVQQAINAANSYLPSGLPAPPTYAKVNPADQPILTLAVTSKSMSLTQLEDVANNRLGTKISEVSGVGVVTTSGGNVPAIRVEADPHKLAAYGLNIDDLRTLLSYVNVSQPKGNFDGPDLDYTINGNDQITDPKDYLDTVIAYQNGSPVFMRDVARVSQAAQDVERGAWYNGSPAIVLNVQRQPGANVIKTVNQIMKELPQLESTLPAGMKVTVVSDSTGVIRASVADAAFELILAIVLVVAVIFVFLRNVPATLIPSISVPVSLIGTLAVMYQLNYSIDNLSLMALIIATGFVVDDSIVMIENIVRYLEEGMSPLEAALEGAGQIGFTILSLTVSLIAVLIPLLFMGGVIGRLFSEFAVTLAVTIVISAVVSLTVVPMLCARMLRAQAERHPSRFERISEGLFDKTLAAYERGLRWVLDHQTLTLMVAIATVVLTGILYVVIPKGLFPVQDVGVIEGISVADNSVSYAAMVQRQSALADAVLKDPDVVSLTSYVGIDGTNATLNNGRFLINLRERDKRSDNAQEIARRLAQEVAHVPGVKLFMQPEQDLTLDTTVSPNQYSFALRGPSQQAFQKYVPELVARLKRIPSLSDVQSDLNSDGLSVNVEVNRQLAARFGITPATIDNALYDALGQRIVSTIFEQSAQYRVILVAKPETMPTLQSIGDLYLPSQTSSTGQVPLSGIAKIEIRKAPLVISHLAQFPAVTVSFNLAKGASLSTAVKEIHQAEQAIDLPPSITSSLQGATAAFEDSLSSEVYLLIAALVAVYIVLGVLYESFIHPVTILSTLPSAGIGALLSLMLAGMDLDVIGIIGIVLLIGIVKKNAIMMVDFALDAERNHGKAPRDAIFEASLLRFRPILMTTLAAMLGALPMLLGTGTGSELRRPLGLAIIGGLTLSQMLTLFTTPVIYLFFDRMAARVNRWRAARAERNGGDEPGGRPPEGGAGGTR; encoded by the coding sequence ATGAATATTTCCCGCCTGTTCATTCTTCGCCCGGTCGCGACGCTGCTGCTGATGATCGCGCTCGTGCTCGTCGGTCTGATCGCGATGCGGGTGTTGCCGGTGTCGTCGCTGCCGAATGTCGACTATCCGACCATTCAGGTGCAGACCTTCTATCCGGGCGCGAGCCCGACCGTGATGGCGACCACTGTCACCGCGCCGCTCGAGGTGCAGCTCGGCGAGATCCCGGGCCTGCAGCAGATGACCTCGTACAGCTCGGACGGTGCGTCGGTGATCACGCTGCAGTTCGATCTGTCGTTGAACCTCGATATCGCCGAGCAGAACGTGCAGCAGGCGATCAACGCGGCGAACAGCTATCTGCCGTCGGGCTTGCCGGCGCCGCCGACCTACGCGAAGGTCAATCCCGCCGACCAGCCGATCCTGACATTAGCGGTCACGTCGAAGTCGATGTCGCTGACGCAACTCGAAGACGTCGCGAACAATCGCCTCGGCACGAAGATCTCGGAAGTGTCGGGCGTCGGTGTCGTGACGACGAGCGGCGGCAACGTGCCCGCGATCCGCGTCGAGGCCGATCCGCACAAGCTCGCCGCCTACGGCCTGAATATCGACGACCTGCGCACGTTGCTCAGTTACGTGAACGTGAGCCAGCCGAAGGGCAATTTCGACGGCCCCGACCTCGATTACACGATCAACGGCAACGATCAGATCACCGATCCGAAGGACTATCTGGACACGGTGATCGCCTACCAGAACGGCTCGCCGGTGTTCATGCGCGATGTCGCGCGCGTGAGCCAGGCCGCGCAGGACGTCGAGCGCGGCGCCTGGTACAACGGCTCGCCCGCGATCGTGCTGAACGTGCAGCGCCAGCCGGGCGCGAACGTGATCAAGACGGTCAACCAGATCATGAAGGAGCTGCCGCAGCTCGAATCGACGCTGCCGGCCGGCATGAAAGTGACCGTCGTGTCGGACAGCACCGGCGTGATCCGCGCGTCGGTCGCGGACGCCGCGTTCGAGTTGATCCTCGCGATCGTGCTGGTGGTCGCGGTGATCTTCGTGTTCCTGCGCAACGTCCCCGCCACGCTGATTCCGAGCATCTCGGTGCCGGTCTCGCTGATCGGCACGCTCGCGGTGATGTACCAGCTCAACTATTCGATCGACAACCTGTCGCTGATGGCGCTGATCATCGCGACCGGCTTCGTGGTCGACGACTCGATCGTGATGATCGAGAACATCGTGCGCTATCTGGAAGAGGGCATGTCGCCGCTCGAAGCCGCACTCGAAGGCGCGGGGCAGATCGGCTTCACGATTCTGTCGCTGACCGTTTCGTTGATCGCGGTGCTGATTCCGCTGCTGTTCATGGGCGGCGTGATCGGGCGCCTGTTCAGCGAGTTCGCAGTGACGCTCGCGGTCACGATCGTGATTTCGGCGGTCGTGTCGCTGACGGTGGTGCCGATGCTGTGCGCCCGGATGCTGCGCGCACAGGCCGAGCGGCATCCGAGCCGCTTCGAGCGAATCAGCGAGGGCCTTTTCGACAAGACGCTCGCCGCCTACGAGCGCGGCCTGCGCTGGGTGCTCGATCATCAGACGCTGACGCTGATGGTCGCGATCGCCACCGTCGTGCTGACCGGCATCCTCTATGTGGTCATTCCCAAGGGCCTGTTTCCGGTGCAGGACGTCGGCGTGATCGAGGGCATCAGCGTCGCCGACAACTCGGTCTCGTACGCGGCGATGGTGCAGCGCCAGAGCGCGCTCGCCGATGCCGTCCTGAAGGACCCGGACGTGGTGTCGCTGACGTCGTACGTCGGCATCGACGGCACCAACGCGACACTGAACAACGGCCGCTTCCTGATCAATCTGCGCGAGCGCGACAAGCGCTCGGACAACGCGCAAGAAATCGCGCGACGGCTGGCGCAGGAAGTCGCGCACGTGCCGGGCGTCAAGCTGTTCATGCAGCCCGAGCAGGACCTGACGCTCGACACGACCGTGTCGCCGAACCAGTACAGCTTCGCGTTGCGCGGACCGAGTCAGCAGGCGTTCCAGAAGTACGTGCCGGAACTCGTCGCGCGCCTGAAACGGATTCCGTCGCTGTCGGACGTGCAAAGCGATCTCAACAGCGACGGCCTCAGCGTGAACGTCGAAGTGAACCGGCAACTGGCGGCGCGCTTCGGCATCACGCCCGCGACGATCGACAATGCGCTGTACGACGCGCTCGGTCAGCGCATCGTGTCGACGATCTTCGAGCAGTCGGCCCAGTACCGGGTGATTCTGGTCGCGAAGCCGGAAACGATGCCGACTCTCCAATCGATCGGCGATCTCTATCTGCCGAGCCAGACCAGCAGCACCGGTCAGGTGCCGCTTTCCGGCATTGCGAAGATCGAGATCAGGAAGGCGCCGCTCGTGATCAGCCATCTCGCGCAGTTTCCGGCGGTGACGGTGTCGTTCAATCTCGCGAAGGGCGCGTCGCTGAGCACCGCGGTCAAGGAGATTCACCAGGCCGAGCAGGCGATCGACCTGCCGCCGTCGATCACGTCGTCGCTGCAAGGCGCGACCGCGGCGTTCGAGGATTCGCTCTCCAGCGAGGTTTATCTGCTGATCGCGGCGCTCGTTGCGGTGTATATCGTGCTCGGCGTGCTGTACGAGAGCTTCATCCATCCGGTCACGATCCTGTCGACGCTGCCATCCGCGGGCATCGGCGCCTTGCTGTCGCTGATGCTCGCGGGCATGGATCTCGACGTGATCGGCATCATCGGCATCGTGCTGCTGATCGGCATCGTCAAGAAGAACGCGATCATGATGGTCGACTTCGCGCTCGACGCCGAACGCAATCACGGCAAGGCGCCGCGCGATGCGATCTTCGAGGCGTCGCTGCTGCGTTTCCGGCCGATCCTGATGACGACGCTCGCCGCGATGCTCGGCGCACTGCCGATGCTGCTCGGCACCGGCACCGGTTCGGAACTGCGCCGGCCATTAGGTCTCGCGATCATCGGCGGTCTGACGCTGAGCCAGATGCTGACGCTGTTCACGACGCCGGTGATCTATCTGTTCTTCGACCGCATGGCCGCGCGCGTGAACCGCTGGCGCGCCGCACGCGCTGAGCGCAACGGCGGCGACGAACCGGGCGGGCGCCCGCCGGAAGGCGGCGCGGGGGGCACCCGGTGA
- a CDS encoding glycosyltransferase family 39 protein, producing the protein MSTQLSNPTSLASASDQPAAAGIASLGWLLPFHALIWTLAAWLARGNLDIQGDMVETYVWGIEWQAGYAKHPPLSSWVAAAWFSVFPHTDLAYFALSAVNVLVGLAGIVALAGRFMPRQIAILAGLAMAVSPLYSNLAIKFNPNAILLSVWPWTAYFFVRYVQPGSRLTRSGAALGLGACAALAVLGKYFTIVLLLGLLLALLARPAWRARLVSVDSLLAVAAGVAVLAPHVHWMMVNHFPTLEYAAQRTGGTLLAAVGRFGIYTLAQIGYLALSFVFVLLMVRTRGAARLMALSVVRSASYPDLWWLALGPLFAVGLLSVIGKTQMASVWGMAQWFAMVPLWLAVLVKARFEFAPQRAIRVMAVYWALVLAVSAVVGYTGARRNTDDAAEPRAELAAAAQAAWHQRTSQPLSIVAGSTHEAASMVFYDGGRARFWDLHWPAATPWVTPADFARQGALIVCRGDDSDCIATASSLSHAAPIALEVSKTRWGRELPARPYQLFVIVPQS; encoded by the coding sequence ATGTCGACCCAGCTTTCGAATCCCACGTCGCTCGCCTCGGCCTCCGACCAACCTGCCGCCGCAGGCATCGCATCACTCGGCTGGCTATTACCCTTCCACGCGCTGATCTGGACGCTGGCCGCCTGGCTGGCGCGCGGCAATCTCGACATTCAGGGCGACATGGTCGAGACCTATGTCTGGGGCATCGAGTGGCAGGCCGGTTACGCGAAGCATCCGCCGCTGTCGTCGTGGGTCGCAGCGGCCTGGTTCAGCGTGTTCCCGCATACCGATCTCGCGTATTTCGCGCTGTCGGCGGTGAACGTGCTGGTTGGCCTGGCCGGGATCGTCGCGCTCGCCGGGCGCTTCATGCCGCGCCAGATCGCGATCCTCGCCGGGCTTGCGATGGCGGTTTCGCCGCTTTACTCGAATCTCGCCATCAAATTCAATCCGAACGCGATCCTGCTGTCGGTCTGGCCGTGGACCGCCTACTTTTTCGTCCGCTACGTGCAGCCGGGCAGCCGCCTCACGCGCAGCGGCGCGGCGCTCGGTCTCGGGGCGTGCGCGGCGCTTGCCGTGCTGGGCAAGTACTTCACGATCGTGCTGCTGCTCGGCCTCTTGCTGGCATTGCTCGCGCGTCCCGCATGGCGTGCGCGCCTCGTCAGCGTCGATTCGCTGCTCGCGGTGGCGGCGGGCGTCGCTGTGCTGGCCCCGCACGTGCACTGGATGATGGTTAATCATTTCCCGACGCTCGAGTATGCCGCGCAACGCACCGGCGGCACGCTGCTCGCCGCGGTCGGGCGCTTTGGCATCTATACGCTCGCGCAAATCGGCTATCTCGCGCTCAGTTTCGTTTTCGTGCTGTTGATGGTGCGCACGCGGGGGGCTGCGCGGCTCATGGCGCTGAGCGTTGTTCGGAGCGCGTCGTACCCGGATCTCTGGTGGCTCGCGCTGGGGCCACTGTTCGCGGTGGGCCTGCTATCCGTGATCGGCAAGACGCAGATGGCCTCGGTGTGGGGCATGGCGCAGTGGTTCGCGATGGTGCCGCTCTGGCTTGCCGTGCTCGTGAAAGCGCGCTTCGAGTTCGCGCCGCAGCGTGCCATCCGCGTCATGGCGGTGTACTGGGCGCTGGTGCTCGCGGTGTCGGCCGTGGTCGGCTACACGGGGGCGCGGCGCAATACCGACGACGCGGCCGAGCCGCGCGCGGAACTCGCGGCAGCCGCGCAGGCGGCGTGGCATCAACGCACCAGCCAGCCGCTGTCGATCGTGGCGGGCTCGACGCATGAGGCCGCTTCGATGGTGTTCTATGACGGCGGCCGCGCCCGCTTCTGGGATCTCCACTGGCCGGCGGCAACGCCCTGGGTCACACCCGCCGATTTCGCGCGCCAAGGCGCGTTGATTGTGTGCCGCGGCGACGACTCGGACTGCATCGCGACGGCATCGTCGCTAAGCCATGCCGCGCCGATTGCGCTTGAGGTGAGCAAGACCCGATGGGGACGGGAGTTGCCTGCGCGTCCCTACCAACTGTTCGTGATCGTGCCGCAGTCGTGA
- a CDS encoding efflux RND transporter periplasmic adaptor subunit: MSETVSPPPKRSRRGLILFAVIVLVLVALVAVHLLTRKKPVRENAAIVVTVSQASLGSMPVTLSELGTVTPTATVTVLPQLSGYLTEVGYHEGQEVQKGQFLAQIDPRQYQISKQQAEATLAKDRASLAQARADLERYTQLNERKSIAQQTFADQQFLVQQDEAAVKVDLANIAQYDLDLAYCRITAPIAGKVGLRLVDPGNYVTASSSTGIVVITTVKPTTVQFTVPQDSLASIVQRVNSGAKLPVTAYSSDNSREIATGTLYALSNQMATATGTVTLRATFANDDEALFPNEFVNVKLLVDTMQNAVLVPTVAVQSGAPGDFVYLVNPDNTVSVRKVKIGPSDGRHTVILSGLAAGNQVVTDGTDRLNDGAKIQPAHPKPAAAASGAAVTRPKAPAATSEAASS; encoded by the coding sequence ATGAGCGAAACCGTGTCCCCGCCGCCGAAGCGCTCGCGACGCGGGCTCATCCTCTTCGCGGTTATCGTGCTCGTACTGGTTGCGCTCGTCGCGGTTCATCTGCTGACGCGCAAGAAGCCGGTGCGCGAGAACGCGGCGATCGTCGTCACCGTGTCGCAGGCAAGCCTCGGTTCGATGCCCGTCACGCTGAGCGAGCTCGGCACGGTCACCCCCACCGCAACCGTGACCGTGCTACCTCAGTTGAGCGGCTATCTGACCGAGGTCGGCTATCACGAAGGCCAGGAGGTGCAGAAAGGCCAGTTCCTCGCGCAGATCGATCCGCGCCAGTATCAGATCAGCAAGCAGCAGGCAGAGGCAACGCTCGCGAAAGACCGCGCGTCACTCGCGCAGGCGCGCGCCGATCTCGAGCGCTATACGCAATTGAACGAGCGCAAGTCGATCGCGCAGCAAACCTTCGCGGATCAGCAGTTCCTCGTGCAGCAGGATGAAGCGGCGGTGAAGGTCGACCTCGCCAACATCGCCCAATACGATCTCGACCTTGCCTATTGCCGCATTACCGCACCGATCGCGGGCAAGGTCGGCTTGCGACTCGTCGATCCGGGCAACTACGTGACCGCGTCGTCGTCGACGGGCATCGTCGTCATCACGACCGTCAAGCCGACCACGGTGCAGTTCACGGTGCCGCAGGATTCGCTCGCGTCGATCGTTCAGCGTGTGAACAGCGGCGCGAAGCTGCCGGTTACCGCGTATTCGAGCGACAACTCGCGCGAGATCGCGACCGGCACGCTGTACGCGCTCAGCAACCAGATGGCGACCGCGACCGGCACCGTCACGTTGCGCGCCACCTTCGCGAACGACGACGAAGCGCTGTTCCCCAATGAGTTCGTGAACGTGAAGCTGCTCGTCGACACGATGCAGAACGCGGTGCTGGTGCCGACCGTCGCGGTGCAGTCCGGCGCGCCGGGCGACTTCGTCTATCTGGTCAATCCGGATAACACCGTGTCCGTGCGGAAGGTCAAGATCGGGCCGAGCGACGGCAGGCACACGGTGATCCTGTCGGGTCTCGCGGCCGGCAACCAGGTCGTGACGGACGGCACCGATCGTCTGAACGACGGCGCGAAGATCCAGCCGGCGCATCCGAAGCCCGCCGCCGCGGCGAGCGGCGCGGCCGTCACCCGCCCGAAGGCGCCCGCCGCCACGTCCGAAGCTGCTTCGTCGTAA